The sequence TACAGTAGATAATACAAATGTTAAAAACGTTACTTTTGTGAGAGCTCTAATAGGTGACCAAATAGGTAAACTTAGGTGACGGGCATTAGAGTTtacgaaaaaacaaaaaaaaacgacagagcACTATGAAGtgactgggagggggggactgACCGCTGCCTCCTCGATGGCTGCCTTTGAGAGGCTGATGCTGGGGAAGGAGTACATGGCTCCCTGCACAGGGTTACAGCTGATGCCAGGCACCGTGTTCAGGATCTCCTCCGTCAGTCGGGCCTTCTCTGCTAAGGCACTCAGCGTGGCAGAACGCtcctggaaggagggagggaggaaaaataaagaaagaaagataagaGAACGAAGGCGAGGGTCAAGAGATTAATAATTATCAACAACTTCCGTCCTCAGTGAACAACAAGTAGGGCAGAGTTGTAACAAGCACCACAATGTGCTGAAAAGCTCAGAAAgcactggaacacacacagtgaactgAGAGCAGACAGAGACAAGATGGAGGTCTTGAAATGAACCACATTAATGCAGGAGGCAAAACAAACCCCCATCCCAAACCCAACGGCCTTCCGATGGTTTTGGGTTTCAAGACATAGCAGGCCACCGGAGCGTGGTGGAGTATAGATTAACAGAAGCCTGTCTGCAGCAAATCAATAGCAATGAGACATGCAGAAAGGTCAGCCTTTAAAGAAGGCAGGGCTATTAGATCGACCAATTTAAGTTACTGGGAGGTTGTATAACCTTGAGGAGGTTTAGAGGCCCACGTTTCCCTGGCCTAAGCCCTCAGGAGGACTCAATGCTCTCCAAAACACAGTGGGAAAGGGAAGGGACGCTGAGGAGGGGTGGCTTATCCCAGGGAGGGCCAATTTGCAGCcataatacatatatacacacactagggctgggcaAGTTAACGCTTTAATTAAGCGTTTACACATCATATTTGTACGCGATTATTACAAATTGACACATTAATGCACGTTTAATAGGCTAAAATGTAGCTTCTTCCCCTGAGCCATCCAGGCGCTGAACGTTGCCAAGACCTGACCTCTCAGACAATCGAAAAACAGACAatcccgcacacgcacacaacatgtGGCAGTTACCAGGGAACTGTGCAATACCCTACTGTGaaccatctatccatccatccatccatccatccatccatccatccatccatccatcccactTTCTAAAAGGACTTGTCCACTATTGGGTTATCATGTTTACAAGTCATTCAGCTGCACTTTAACTCAGTTTTTAGTTATAATTATATTAGATGTGTATTTATAGCTTTTCTGCCCATAAAAGGTTTTTTAGCTTAGAAAGCAAAAGTAGCCTATAGCTTATTTATCAATGGTGCACAGAATAGGTTTAGtttttttgattgttttttatcATGTATATTGTTTATACATGTTCCTTGTCCTCTCTTTTTTAAGCACCAGGGGGGAGCACTCCCAAATTTTGCTGTACTCTTACATGTACTTTGacaaataaagatcatacattcattctttctcttttttttttttctttgaaaggttttgcccacagaatgtcaacattcatatcagattttttttattcacttctTTACTTACAATTACACTTGCAGGAAGtgacagcctgtttacaattcccaaatctgtggtgttcTGTAAGTTTCATATTAAACCCTCACTAAGTGAGTCAATAAACTCTCTCAATTGGGtctagtttttgcttattaagtacatctggtatgaatgataatgtgtcattccatttgataatctaatttaacttaaattggagtggattttaaatacatttttaaaagtgcgATTAATCTCGAGCTAACGCATGAATactatgcgattaatcgcgattaaagcTTTTAATCGTctaatataaagggttaggtaaAAAGTTTGACTAAAACATCCATCATGTATATCGACATCTATAAGtcaacattaatattaataataagcCCTGTGCAAACCTTGATGAAGTTGATGTAGGAGGGCTCCCCGGGCTGCGGGGGGTTGACCACCAGCCCCATGAGGGCCTGGCCGGGCACGGGGGGGCAGAGACGCACCGACACCAGCTTGTTGAGCTGGGCCTTCACCTCTGGGTCCATGTTGATGATCTCCATGTAGCCCCCACGGAAGCCACATCTGTAAACGACAAACAGGTCAGCTAGGGAAACGGGTCACGGGAAACTATTTGGGCAACGTTTTTAACCAGACTAGGTACTGTTTGGTCATCCAGTGACTTTGATTTGTTTAATAAACCTGCTCAGTAATgagcaggttagggttagggcgtCCGGTTCAAGGGTGCTTACAGGTTGACTGCAGACATAGGCGTTCAGACCTGGAacctttcggctgggagtcGACCCCAGCCTCTACACTTTCCCCCTACGCCTCTAGATACAATCTCCTGAAACTCACTCTCCCATGTAGCACTTGGAGGTAGAGTGGAAAGAGACCAGTTCCACACTGTCCGAGTACTCTGGTCCCATCTCGAACAGAACCTTCTTGAAGGAGTGGAACTCGCAGCCCTCTGCGTACACGTTATCCTGATAGACCTGAGccacaaaaacacgcacgctGTGTTATAGTTCAGAGAGTGAAGGGAAGAAACGTAACAATGCTCGTATACAAAAGGAGAAACATTcacaataaattatatattgttTTTACCTCATCTGCCATCAGTAGGAGGCGCTCTTTAGCAGCAAACCGGATCACATCCTCGATGCAATCTCTGCTCTGAACCTGGCctgtgggaggaggggtggtgtttGAGTGTTGAGTTTGGCAGTGCCATCCtttgctgccctctagtggaacATTAGGTATTAAAACATTGCCACCGTGGCAAAAAGGGTACTGATTAAGAACATACAAGAAGGAGGGTTTTCAGTCCAATGGCTTGGCATAGCTACAGCCAAGGACCATTAAACAAAAAGCAGAACCATTTATATTGCTACCATTGACATTTTTTTATGTTCCTTAAATGTTGGTCTCCCCTTCCCTGTCCAGTCCCGTGACCTTTCAGACCGTGACTATGACATGAACGTTCATCAGCACTTTTTCTTTGTACGTTAACTGATTGAATTTTGTACAATCCTCACATTTGTCGAGGATCTTATATGATTCACTTCACACACGCCCACGCTCACTCTAgacgcccgcccgcccgccgtGTCCTTCCTACCGGTGGGGTTCCCGGGGTTGATGATGCAGAGGGCGCGGGGGTTGCAGTGGCGGCGGGCCTCCTTCAGGGAGCGCTTCAGCTCGCTGAGGTCCATGCTCCAGCACTTGTCCtcgttgaggtagtagttgatCTGCACGGCGCCCAGCTCGGCCAGCGCCGCCGAGTACAGCGGGTACTGGGGGATGGAGATCATCACGCCCGTGCGGCCCTCGTCCTCGCCGCACACCAGCAGCTTCAGCATGGTCTGCAGGGCATAGGAGGACACGTCCAGAcggttcccatggcaacagagcTCGGGGCCACGCAGTGTGGCGCAGTTATCCCTGCGATGTCGTCAAATgcatatatatctatctatcgcATTATAGAGGGAAATGGTTCGGTTTCTATTTGTTTATTGAAATGAAGACAATGTTTGCGTTTTCTATGgtcctgaggaggaggatggcagGATGGAGATTAATCCTGCCAGATCTCCCTAGTTACACAGCTAACGGGGGTATCACAAAGTTTAAGCACTGAACCCAAAAGCTGACGTGGAACTGGGTCCACAACGTATGCAGTCGGTGTAACCGTCCACTCTGCACTTTTAGAGCTAACGGAACATGAAGACCACTTCGCACCATGATGCCATCGCTGGCGCCCGTGGTGAGGTAGACGTTCTCGGGGTTGCAGGGGATGCCGCCGTCCCGCCGCTCGATGTAGCGGGCCACGTCCTGCAACACGCAGTCGATGCCCTGGCTGGCACTGTAGGCGCCTGGGGGAGAGGCAAAGGTCATGGAGAGACCCAAGGCAACAATAGAGACcggtgggagacagagagagggagaagggagggggagagaatgtgtgagtgagtgagtggaaaGAAAGACGGCAAGACAGAGATGGCTGATTATGTATTGACAGTCTGACAAGTACAAACGCTGAGATGAGATACtacttctccccccccccccccccccccccctctcgagTTCCCACGTGACCTGCGGCCCAGTAAAGGACGCCACTCACCAAGACTGCTACCTCCGCAGGACTGCAGAATGCGGCGGGCTCTATGTTTAGCATCCTCTGGGAAGGAGCTGTCGTTCAACAGCTCTGGATAAGAGCACATGGCCAGCACCTGAGGACCATCGGGAGAAAgtcacagagggacagagagagagagagagagccaagaggcagagagagacagacacagagacagttGAAACATTTTAAACAGCAGCTGGATGGAAATTCAATCATTCAAATATGCGGTGCCATGTGTGGGAGATGTGGCATGGAAGAGGTTCGGTGCAGACTGCGTACCTGTCGGAAGAAGGTGATTGGCTGCTGACCCATGGCGTGTGCGTCCCCGATGTTGGCCTTGATGACCTCAGCGAAAGGCTTCTTCACTCCCTGCAGACAGAAGAAATTAACAATGTCAAATGATGATATAGACTGCAAAGAAGATGTTGGCTGGGTAATGCATGGAACTGCCGAAGAGCCAGTGCACCCACATTTTCAGCTGGAATTTGAACACTatgatatttaaaaatatattgttttggGCTGACAGttttagggaggagggggacctGTGATCCCCATGGTTACGTCCAACAGCAACTTTATGATACTTTTTTTAGTACTTGAAATGCGGCAAACACTGTAGCGATATAATAGTTGTTGAGGAATCCTAACCCTCACTCGGACGTGGACATTACACATCGCTGCTCAGATGGAgcttcaccatccacacacaccgtggcgttGTACAATAAGGGTCGAAAAGCTCAAATTTCTCACGGACAGCGCAGTACACCGCTGCCCAGGCAGAGCTCAACACGTCTACACAGACGGCCCCTGGGTCGTGACAGGTGAGCGCCTTGGAAAAGGCCCTCAGACGTCACGAAAAGATCACCACCTGTGTTCGCAGCAGTTCTCTCCTAATTTGGGCCTTATTTGTCTTCTTAATTTTAGGGAACTGAGCTAATGGGCGAGCAGAGGACAGTATCTCCTAGCAGGTCGACAAAGCAAAGTTGCTGCTTGCAAAACTAAGATCTGCTGTGTcagcaacacacaagcacacacacacacaaacaagagaaGAACATTGTCACACTCCcattaaaagacacacacacacacacacacacacacacacacacacacacacacacacacacacacacacacacacacacacacacacacacacacacacacacacacacacacaatgagctaAAGGAACCAATGAACCGTATTGGGGGGGCTACTAACCTTCACACAGATCATGTAGGGTTAGGAATGTCAAACTAAATGTTGGGGGTGTTTATTTGGATGTGCCAAGTTTAAGAATTTGGTTTATCAACCACCACAATAGAGAATTTATAAAGAGGCGATTACATTtataaaatcaacaccatttcAAATATCAGTGCATATCGGCAAACATCGACCACCGATATATCTGTGATAAGCCAATATCGGCCGAAAGAATCGGCCAACAGATACATCGCTTGGGCTCTAATCATCATTATAACATATCAGAAATAGCACTATTGCCCAGTTTCTCATGTTTGAAAGGTCATTGTGGGTTTAACAGGAACAAACTGCTGACCCATTGAACTGCATGGAGGCTTGAGTAGCGCAAATCTAAAAGATCATAATTGTGCAGAAAGCTGTGAAGGGAAGGTCTGTTCAACTCTAGAGATCTGATTGACTTCATTGTTTGCTCCATTGCTGTTATCAAAAGAAAACAAGCGGAAGGAACTGAGCTAATGGCCGAGCAGAGGACAATGTCTCTTAGCAAGTCAACCAAGCAAAAGTTGCTGCTTCCAAAACTAAACTCTGCTGtgtcagcaacacacacacacacacacacacacacacacacacacacacacacacacacacacacacacacacacacacacacacacacacacacacacacacacacacacacacacacacacacacacacacacacacacggtctacATTTTTCCCAGAGATTTGTTTTTCAGAACCATGcatgcttgatctaattttcaGCAGAGGGAATGTTATGgatgaattaaattaaatgtatccgATATTGCATCATTAAGAAGTTATCTCAAATATGGAATAACATAATACAATAAATGATGTTTACCATTGAGTGACCTGTATATTGTTCCAGCTGATTCTGACAATCAGCTGGAGAAATATACAGGTCCTTCAAATCAGTCCAAACAACCTTTGCACAGTGTCCCTAATGTGTATACATCAAGACCAGGAGGCCGATTGGGTGTCCTTATCTTACAGATACAGCCCAAGATGCACAGAAAAATGCTTCTATCCTCTAAACCGTAGACTCGTCTTGGGTCAGACTGACTCTGAGCAAAGGAACATAAAATGGGCGTCACAGCAAACTGAGATTGAGAAAACAACATGACCCCTGGTAAACagtaacacacccacacacacacaaccaggtgTCTGTCTGGAACCCAAGAGTGCCACACGCTATTCGTTCCAGAGGCACGCAGCTGAAATCCCCCCCCGGTGTTTGTCCTGCCAGGGTCACTAAAGCCGTTCCAGTCCAAATATTTCGTATCGAAAAGAACACAACCTTCATTTGGCCACTCCCTCATTGGCTGCACAAGGGAGGCGTCTCTTTGGCTAAGCCAATGGAAGGGCCGGACCGATGCACACTCCTCAGTCCATGGTTCAACATTCACAATCAAGAGCCAAGGATCATTTAGAACCAAAACATCCCCCCAGTTGGTGGAACAACAGCCGCCTCCCCCCACAGAGGCTGGATGGTTCCCTATGTTGTCTTTAAATGATGGGAGCAAACATTCAGCAAAGACCAAGCAAAGCACACAGAATAACTAACCACCCCAAAAGGGGCTTATTGTAAACTAGTGTCAAACTATTTAACGAGGCTCACAATAAATTAAAACTATGAGGGACAATTATTTGACCGTTGTACTTTATATGGCTGTGTGTCATTTCTGATTGCCATCGTTACGTTACTGTTCTCTCCGGACTCGTAGGGTGTCACAGATTTTGTTCCCATAACAATGAACCCAATTTAAAGACCGAAGGCAATTCGCTCATATAGTTCTGCCTAGTGACAAATTTGACAATACTAAttatgtgttttttgctttCAGCTCAGTACATCCACAGCAATGTTTATGGTTTATTTTAAACTGCACATCAAAGTGAAATCGCCAACAACAATAAACTTTGAGTTAAAGGATTAGGAAGGAATAACGATTTGGGCTGGCAGGGTTCAAAGTCTCCTCTTAAAATGATTTATTCGCAAAGTACAAAACAATCACTGTTAAGGTTAACAGGAATCTACTGTGAGGACAACTATGtaatctcactcacacactgagtgagtgagattaGGTGTCAGGAAAATCCTCAATGATGAAAAATAAAACGTCATGACCCCCTTTCCAGACACCCTACACCTATCCCAGTGTGTTTTTCCTTCATGCATCCAGCTGCTGCCACTGGATTACTACCGCCACGCAAATAATGATGTCTATGATCAATATTTGCTATGTATACACTGTATTTATATCAATATAAATAAGATGTTGATGCCCCCCTAGTGCGACCAAACAATTAGTAGTAGAATTCGTAATATCATTGGAGAAATATCGAGGGAAAATACTGACAACTGACAAATAGTGTTGGTTGCACACATCAACACAGTGCAGGCGTGCATCAACATAGTGCACCTCATACCCACCCCAGCACAGCTGCTTGAAATAAAATCGTAGATGGGAACACTATGCGTGGGTGGGCCGGTCTGAGGACCAACCATCTTCTCCTTAATGCAACTTTCATAGTGTTAAAGTGGTCATCACGGAGAGCTCGGTTTCATTCTCTTTGGGGGCTCCAGTGGCGGACAAACTTATGCCACTTGAGCCACCAGTCAGTTGAAGAGCGAGCCTGTTGCGGTGGCTCCGCCGTACCCAGTATCTCGGGCCTTCCAACTGCCGCTGGGCGAGGGCAAAGGCATCACTAGCTGTGCACTACTTGTTATTTCAGGGCAAGGCAGGAATGTCCCCAACACCCAGTTCGTAACAATTATAACACTGCAAATGCACAggctttcatcagtgggccatAGGCTCAATCAGCATTGTTTTAACTTGTTTTGCGATGGTGACTTAAATGAAAATCTTTGGTTATCTTCAAGATTTCAACTTGAAATAAATCAATCATCAGTTTTGCTGTGATTTCATCagagaataataaaatattCTGGGAGCTCTGTACAATAGGGACAATTCTTTTCAGGTAGTGATACAGTGGCAGAAGCAAAGGACGCAAAATGTTCTATAGTTAAAGCACTGGCATTACATTTGTACAGGGTGACACGAGTACAGAGTGTTTGAAACTGGGTAGACACTGAATATAGAGGCCTATGGGCATCATTTATCCTATGGCTGGTGGCTTGATAGGAGAGCCCACTGGCTAAGGATGAGCTGGCTCTCAATTAACAGCATTGAAGGACCGCAAAGGTCTTAAATAGGCCATCTTCTCACAGAACACCTGCTATAAATGTCTCTTCTCTGAGGGAGATTCATCTCTCACCAAGGGAGGCTAATAGCCCCAACCACACTTAACACACCTGACTGCACTCTGTACACCAAGCTTTGGTTTCCTTGACAACATGAATTGCTGAAAGAAGAACAACTATTCGTTATTCAAACCAATGTGTTGGCATGAATGATGCGCCTTAGTACACACATTAGTGTTTTTGTAGAGTATGTAGTAAGGGGTATAATTTATGCGGCCAACCAGTCTGAGAGGATAAGAGTATGTCATTGTCCTGACGTCCAATGTTTTTCTCAAAAAGTAGCCCCCATCACAGATGGCAATCATGGAATGAACACGATTTTATCAGAATGTAGTAAATAGTAATCGCTTGAAAAATAGTAACAGCAGATGTTTTGAGGTGGTGAAGATAACGGTAACCACTCGAAGAGAGAAAGGAGTAAAAagatataaataaagaaatagctCAGGGTCTAGGTGAGCCCGGCCAAATATCTCAGTAGATCTCCCTGGATTCTGTAGTGTGCCTGGCTAATTATAGGCCTTCTGCTAATTAAATAACAAGGGactttggggggaggggtggattTGTAAATACTCGGGAAAGGGACTAATCTTCTAATGGTAATTAGAAGCAAATGGTCATGGATCGGGAATAAAGTCGACAATTCGGGACGGTACAGATGCTGCAAGATTGCAAATATGATTTAAAAAAGTATACGTTTGCCCAAATACCTTCACTCCACTCCACATGCAAATGACCTGACGAGGTACATCCATACACATGCAACTCAGACTTATATAGTCTCTTAGGCACAAGAATATGCAATACATTAATACGTTTTCAATGTCCAACGTATGGATAACAACTGCTAAAACGATATTTCTGCATTATTTGTTGGTGCCCAGATACCTCTGTTGTCAACGTCAGTGCACCATGCAGTAACGTCACATGCACCGTAAGCACCAAGTACAACGACTGATTGGATCCGTTATTCGTTATGAAATCGAATACAAGTCACAAAGCTGTTAGCAATCACTAACCGTGTCAAATTAAACCGAATAGGTCAAAATATGTAAAGAAAGACTAGGcctgcagtgggggggggggaggggagagaaaccCACCTCCCGAAGCTCCTTCTCGATCTGCACGGCGCGCTGCACGATGGGTCCCCGCACGGCGTAC is a genomic window of Gadus morhua chromosome 8, gadMor3.0, whole genome shotgun sequence containing:
- the LOC115548352 gene encoding alanine aminotransferase 2-like; its protein translation is MAATWIQRIPSRNVRLLTGGRNDTAFVCGGVQQQQHPAAHPSTPGVHSSSPLHRFTAPSRAHSGLSASRLGYAKEKMSENGPWGKVLTIDTMNPTVKKVEYAVRGPIVQRAVQIEKELREGVKKPFAEVIKANIGDAHAMGQQPITFFRQVLAMCSYPELLNDSSFPEDAKHRARRILQSCGGSSLGAYSASQGIDCVLQDVARYIERRDGGIPCNPENVYLTTGASDGIMTMLKLLVCGEDEGRTGVMISIPQYPLYSAALAELGAVQINYYLNEDKCWSMDLSELKRSLKEARRHCNPRALCIINPGNPTGQVQSRDCIEDVIRFAAKERLLLMADEVYQDNVYAEGCEFHSFKKVLFEMGPEYSDSVELVSFHSTSKCYMGECGFRGGYMEIINMDPEVKAQLNKLVSVRLCPPVPGQALMGLVVNPPQPGEPSYINFIKERSATLSALAEKARLTEEILNTVPGISCNPVQGAMYSFPSISLSKAAIEEAAENDQAPDMFYCMRLLEETGICLVPGSGFGQKDGTYHFRMTILPPMDKLKVLLTKVKEFHQRFTNQYS